One genomic window of Desulfuromonas sp. AOP6 includes the following:
- a CDS encoding polyprenyl synthetase family protein: MDLKAYLKTHQERVDTALSHYLPGEETLPASLHKAMRYSIFAGGKRVRPILMIAACEAVGSDIEAVLPAACAMEMIHTYSLIHDDLPAMDDDDFRRGRPTNHKVFGEATAILAGDALLTEAFNLLSASGISENNSAETRLQVLNIMARCAGSMGMVGGQVVDMDAEGREIDLPTLQYIHTHKTGALILACLQCGALIGGCSQEQFDALSRYGEAAGLAFQIADDILDITGDQEILGKDIGSDQARGKATYPALMGLEEAQRRAQELKDLAIESLDLFDHRAEPLRAIARYIVDRSS, translated from the coding sequence ATGGATCTCAAAGCCTACCTGAAAACCCACCAGGAACGGGTTGACACCGCCCTTTCCCACTACCTGCCCGGTGAAGAAACCCTGCCGGCATCACTTCATAAAGCCATGCGCTACTCGATCTTTGCCGGCGGCAAGCGGGTACGCCCCATACTGATGATCGCTGCCTGCGAAGCAGTAGGTAGCGATATCGAAGCGGTTCTTCCTGCAGCCTGCGCCATGGAAATGATCCACACCTATTCCCTGATTCATGACGATCTTCCTGCCATGGATGACGATGATTTCCGGCGCGGCCGTCCTACCAACCACAAGGTTTTTGGCGAGGCCACAGCTATTCTGGCTGGTGATGCTCTCCTGACGGAGGCCTTCAACCTGCTTTCCGCGTCAGGAATTTCAGAGAATAACTCTGCGGAAACCCGACTGCAGGTTCTGAACATCATGGCCCGATGCGCCGGTTCCATGGGGATGGTTGGGGGACAGGTGGTGGATATGGACGCGGAAGGGCGCGAGATCGACCTTCCCACCCTGCAATATATTCACACCCACAAGACTGGGGCTCTTATTCTCGCCTGTCTCCAGTGTGGTGCCCTCATCGGTGGATGCAGCCAGGAACAGTTTGACGCTCTCTCCCGCTACGGCGAGGCGGCCGGACTGGCCTTTCAGATAGCCGATGACATTCTCGACATCACTGGAGACCAGGAAATTCTAGGTAAAGACATTGGCAGCGACCAGGCCCGCGGCAAAGCAACCTACCCTGCTCTCATGGGCCTGGAAGAGGCACAACGTCGAGCCCAGGAGCTCAAGGACCTGGCCATTGAATCCCTCGACCTGTTCGACCATCGCGCTGAGCCGCTGAGAGCGATCGCCCGTTATATTGTGGACCGATCCAGCTAA
- a CDS encoding sensor domain-containing diguanylate cyclase — translation MKQASLAYALNNMAAHFDQMLAALSTLQDLSKIRPEVIDQDQWLKPALETLIDHFGVAFGSIFLEEQGQLIEAAACSWSELMPHATRLDLSVKKPVLSQDRLARILESGQIENTVITEVEQSQELSLMCTPIFSGQEKLGVIALSHPQPNFFNEWHIRLLPLFASFVGQLITTHRLLNNMNEQVKARTYELETLLVETTELKTHYKKLSLVDELTELYNRRFFFLEGKNILSRSIRYSHPFSLLLLDLDRFKRVNDCYGHKIGDQVLQTISKKLLQMLRDTDLLARVGGEEFAIVLPETNEEGARLLGERLLAAIAEVPFNATGESFNMTASIGLVSLQKEELVSKKGREAEYVIDLLFTQADFAMYSAKHQGGNRLCVGKVELP, via the coding sequence ATGAAGCAAGCCTCTTTAGCGTACGCACTGAACAATATGGCAGCCCACTTCGATCAGATGCTGGCAGCTCTTTCCACCTTGCAGGATCTCAGCAAAATAAGGCCGGAAGTTATTGACCAGGACCAATGGCTCAAACCAGCCCTTGAAACGCTTATCGATCATTTTGGGGTTGCCTTTGGATCCATTTTTCTTGAAGAACAGGGGCAACTAATTGAAGCGGCTGCTTGTAGCTGGTCTGAACTGATGCCCCACGCCACAAGGCTTGATCTCTCTGTCAAAAAACCAGTTTTAAGTCAGGACCGACTAGCTCGAATCCTGGAATCCGGCCAAATTGAGAATACGGTGATTACCGAAGTCGAGCAATCACAGGAACTTTCCCTGATGTGTACTCCGATCTTCTCTGGGCAGGAGAAACTTGGGGTGATCGCCCTTTCTCATCCTCAACCAAATTTTTTCAACGAATGGCATATTCGTTTATTGCCTTTATTTGCCTCCTTTGTGGGTCAACTCATTACTACACATCGCCTGCTCAACAACATGAACGAGCAGGTAAAAGCTCGCACTTATGAGCTCGAAACTTTGCTGGTGGAAACAACCGAATTAAAAACCCACTACAAGAAACTCTCTCTCGTCGACGAACTGACAGAACTCTACAATCGCCGCTTTTTCTTTCTTGAGGGAAAAAACATCCTCAGTCGCTCCATTCGCTACAGCCATCCCTTCTCTCTTCTGCTATTGGACCTGGATCGTTTCAAAAGGGTCAATGACTGCTATGGACATAAGATAGGCGACCAGGTACTGCAGACAATCAGCAAAAAACTTCTTCAAATGTTGCGAGATACGGATCTTCTGGCCCGAGTTGGCGGTGAAGAATTCGCTATTGTTCTGCCAGAGACAAATGAAGAAGGAGCAAGGCTTTTAGGGGAACGCCTCTTGGCAGCCATCGCCGAGGTTCCTTTTAACGCCACCGGTGAATCCTTTAACATGACAGCGAGTATCGGTCTGGTTTCGTTGCAGAAAGAAGAGCTGGTGAGCAAGAAAGGGAGGGAGGCTGAATACGTGATTGATCTACTTTTTACCCAGGCTGACTTTGCCATGTATTCCGCCAAACATCAGGGCGGAAACCGCCTCTGTGTGGGCAAGGTAGAATTGCCTTAA
- a CDS encoding ParA family protein, translating to MTNQPYIITVSSEKGGVGKTTLATNLAVYLKALNEDLPVTLFSFDNHFSVDQMFRIGRGSGEGEVADLFTDRPLQEIVELGEYGVQFIPSSRDLSPLRSRVDRVDILGRILANSGLQGIVIIDTRPDLDVFTQNALFASDRVIVPVKDAPSLENCRNLYAFFDRLQLPRRAIRVLPCLLDSRVHYSGTFKDSYQLLKGYAINRGYRCFEGYIAKSPKVESLNTNPEGRVYPILTHGRGTDVHLQFAHLARQVYLGIRGDDERRLAAIKTAVHDESLRDEAAYLERNSRAHSSCLVCGRSLLADGVVSQAGYFAETSDGRVLGFMHDDCFNQLALTHFHGVAPTSAAEGTLKGFFRESATQAYFVLHRKPGTSGYFRQELSFYRFDQAGLEVSHKSIMLDSLSKSSDLQQLLAATIASADGRLGEEFLLIRKVHSDTPEEILTSGEYAVLQAVGEKIRRQLP from the coding sequence TTGACAAATCAACCTTACATTATAACTGTATCCAGTGAAAAGGGGGGCGTGGGCAAAACTACTCTTGCTACCAATCTGGCGGTTTATCTTAAGGCCCTCAACGAGGACCTGCCCGTCACCCTGTTCAGTTTTGATAATCATTTCTCCGTCGATCAGATGTTCCGCATCGGGCGCGGATCAGGAGAGGGGGAGGTGGCGGACCTCTTTACCGATCGTCCCTTGCAGGAAATAGTTGAACTCGGTGAGTATGGTGTCCAGTTTATTCCCTCCAGTCGGGATTTAAGCCCACTGCGCAGCCGTGTGGACCGTGTCGATATCCTTGGACGCATTCTGGCAAATTCCGGCCTGCAGGGGATCGTCATCATCGATACCCGTCCCGATCTCGATGTGTTTACCCAGAACGCTCTTTTCGCCTCGGATCGCGTCATCGTGCCGGTAAAGGATGCCCCCTCCCTGGAAAACTGTCGCAATCTCTATGCTTTTTTCGACCGCCTCCAGTTGCCGCGGCGGGCGATCCGGGTTCTGCCCTGCCTGCTTGATTCGCGGGTTCACTACAGCGGTACCTTCAAGGACTCCTATCAGCTTCTCAAGGGGTATGCTATCAACCGGGGTTACCGCTGTTTTGAAGGCTATATCGCCAAAAGTCCCAAGGTGGAATCCCTCAACACAAATCCCGAAGGTCGTGTCTATCCCATATTGACCCATGGGCGCGGTACCGATGTTCACTTGCAGTTTGCCCATCTCGCCCGACAGGTATATCTGGGCATCAGGGGAGATGACGAACGTCGTCTGGCGGCCATAAAGACGGCAGTTCATGATGAGTCCCTGCGCGACGAGGCTGCCTATCTGGAGCGCAACTCCCGGGCCCATTCGTCCTGCCTCGTTTGCGGAAGGTCTCTGCTGGCAGACGGTGTCGTGAGTCAGGCTGGTTACTTTGCCGAAACCTCCGACGGTCGGGTTCTTGGTTTCATGCATGACGACTGCTTCAACCAACTGGCTTTGACCCACTTCCATGGAGTCGCGCCGACCTCGGCCGCCGAGGGCACCCTGAAGGGCTTTTTCCGGGAGTCGGCGACGCAGGCCTATTTCGTCCTGCATCGCAAGCCGGGGACAAGTGGTTACTTTCGGCAAGAGCTGTCATTCTACCGCTTCGATCAGGCTGGGCTGGAAGTTTCCCATAAGTCCATCATGCTGGATTCTCTATCGAAATCTTCCGATCTACAGCAGCTTCTGGCGGCCACGATCGCCTCGGCGGATGGACGCCTTGGGGAAGAGTTTCTCCTGATCCGCAAAGTTCACAGCGATACCCCGGAAGAAATTCTGACCAGCGGCGAATATGCCGTCTTACAGGCAGTCGGCGAAAAAATCCGCCGCCAGCTGCCCTGA
- a CDS encoding HDOD domain-containing protein yields MFTDQNNHSDLSAIAQERLLYLQEIPAPTGLAAEIFAITADEQVELDRVVEVIEKSPEITMRILRYANSVYYGHRRHIETPKDAIIRVLGLSLTKSLMLAMAVGKTFQKTCPSFDQKRHWFRSSACAAIAQGLAPYLSGTQSPNAGTAYTAGLLHNFGVLALVNTFPDQFEKILADRTEGSLRTKTRQLLGIDHLIVGGWLARRWGLPENLIRAISFHDDPFYHGPYQELVLLTGLSCRLAGHLYSEESTLTLPESLPTKLPLKPQEIENQLSALSAKREELAIMAGLLAGG; encoded by the coding sequence TTGTTTACAGATCAGAATAATCACTCCGATCTTTCGGCCATTGCCCAGGAAAGACTGCTTTACCTTCAGGAGATCCCTGCGCCTACAGGTCTGGCTGCTGAAATTTTCGCTATTACTGCCGACGAACAGGTTGAACTGGACCGGGTAGTCGAGGTTATCGAAAAGAGTCCCGAAATCACCATGCGCATCCTGCGCTATGCCAACTCGGTCTATTACGGGCATCGTCGGCATATTGAAACCCCCAAGGATGCGATAATCCGCGTACTTGGGCTCTCTCTGACCAAAAGCCTGATGTTGGCCATGGCTGTCGGCAAAACATTTCAAAAGACATGCCCCAGTTTTGACCAGAAACGCCATTGGTTCAGGTCTTCGGCCTGCGCCGCGATTGCGCAAGGACTGGCTCCCTACCTCTCCGGAACGCAAAGTCCTAATGCTGGAACAGCCTACACGGCGGGACTCCTTCACAACTTTGGTGTCCTCGCTCTGGTCAACACCTTTCCAGATCAGTTCGAAAAGATTCTGGCCGACAGGACAGAAGGCTCATTGCGAACAAAAACCCGCCAACTTCTTGGTATTGACCACCTCATTGTCGGCGGTTGGCTGGCGCGTCGCTGGGGATTGCCGGAAAACCTTATAAGAGCCATATCCTTCCACGACGACCCCTTCTATCATGGGCCCTACCAGGAACTGGTGTTACTGACTGGGCTGAGCTGTCGTCTAGCGGGTCACCTCTATTCTGAGGAGAGCACCCTTACGCTACCAGAAAGCCTGCCCACTAAACTGCCCTTAAAACCACAAGAGATCGAAAATCAACTTTCAGCCCTCTCGGCAAAGCGAGAGGAACTTGCCATCATGGCCGGTCTTCTGGCAGGAGGGTAA
- a CDS encoding HU family DNA-binding protein has product MTKADLVNAMAEKAGLSKADAEKALKAFTDAVTDALKAGEKVALVGFGTFSVGERAARTGQNPQTGAKIQIAAAKMPKFKAGKALKDSVN; this is encoded by the coding sequence GTGACGAAAGCTGATCTTGTAAATGCGATGGCCGAAAAGGCAGGACTGAGCAAAGCTGATGCCGAAAAGGCACTCAAAGCCTTTACCGATGCAGTGACCGATGCGCTCAAGGCCGGTGAGAAAGTGGCCCTGGTCGGCTTTGGAACCTTCAGTGTTGGCGAACGCGCCGCTCGTACTGGTCAGAATCCCCAGACTGGTGCCAAAATTCAGATCGCCGCTGCCAAAATGCCTAAATTCAAGGCTGGCAAGGCTCTTAAAGATTCCGTAAACTAA
- the dxs gene encoding 1-deoxy-D-xylulose-5-phosphate synthase produces the protein MSRILERLESPAELKNFSLTELTTLAQEIRDEIIGTVSQTGGHLASSLGVVELTIALQRVFTTPVNNILWDVGHQAYAHKLLTGRLDRFSTLRQLDGISGFPKRSESPHDCFDVGHSSTSISAALGMAAARDLKNDDEKIVAVIGDGSLTAGLAFEGMNQAGHLKKNLIVVINDNEMSISPNVGALSSFLSRKMTSEFFLRFKKETENALNHVPRFGKDLLNLARRAEESLKGFLTPGMLFEAFGFDYFGPIDGHQLEDLLETFQNVSRMKGPIVVHVLTRKGKGYPPAEANPALFHGVGPFDRETGSVVEKKSGAQSYTAVFGQYLAELAQEDPRITAITAAMLEGTGLKEFAERFPERFYDVGIAEQHAVTFAAGQACKGLRPVVALYSTFLQRAYDNVLHDVCLQNLPVTFALDRGGLVGADGPTHHGVFDLSYLRNLPNLTFAAPRDENELRRVMKTASLHDGPFAYRYPRGNGLGLEASEPVKPLTIGMGEILREGADGVIFAVGVMVEEALKAVESLASSEISLAVVDPRFIKPLDRDLLTSEAMRTGLVITLEENVLQGGFGSAVLELLADEGITARVLRLGLPDKFVEQGSQSELRALYGLDAKGIAQTIRDFFGTPSIPIDSAENS, from the coding sequence ATGAGCCGTATTCTGGAAAGACTTGAATCCCCAGCCGAACTGAAGAACTTCTCCCTTACAGAACTGACGACCCTTGCCCAGGAAATCAGGGACGAGATTATCGGCACCGTCTCTCAAACAGGTGGGCATCTTGCCAGCTCTTTGGGTGTGGTCGAACTGACGATCGCCCTACAGAGGGTCTTTACCACACCTGTCAACAATATCCTCTGGGACGTGGGTCACCAGGCGTACGCCCACAAACTGCTGACAGGTCGCCTCGATCGTTTTTCAACCCTGCGCCAGCTGGATGGCATCAGCGGCTTTCCAAAACGTTCAGAAAGTCCCCATGACTGCTTCGACGTCGGCCATTCGAGTACCTCCATCTCGGCGGCACTCGGCATGGCAGCCGCACGCGATCTTAAAAACGACGATGAAAAGATCGTCGCTGTCATAGGAGACGGTTCGCTGACCGCCGGACTGGCCTTTGAGGGGATGAACCAGGCTGGACACCTCAAGAAAAACCTCATCGTTGTGATCAACGACAACGAAATGTCCATATCGCCCAACGTCGGTGCCCTGTCCTCTTTCCTCAGCCGAAAGATGACCTCCGAATTTTTCCTCCGTTTCAAGAAAGAAACCGAAAACGCCTTGAATCATGTTCCACGATTTGGCAAAGATCTTCTGAACCTGGCCCGGCGCGCCGAAGAATCCCTCAAAGGCTTTCTCACACCGGGGATGCTTTTTGAAGCCTTCGGCTTTGATTACTTCGGACCGATTGATGGCCATCAACTTGAGGATCTTCTCGAAACATTTCAGAATGTTTCCAGGATGAAGGGCCCGATCGTGGTACATGTCCTCACACGCAAAGGCAAAGGCTACCCACCGGCTGAAGCGAATCCTGCCCTCTTCCACGGTGTCGGCCCCTTTGACCGGGAGACCGGGTCCGTCGTGGAGAAAAAGTCAGGCGCACAGAGCTACACCGCGGTTTTTGGTCAGTACCTGGCTGAATTAGCCCAGGAAGATCCCCGCATCACAGCGATTACCGCAGCCATGTTGGAGGGAACAGGACTAAAGGAATTTGCAGAGCGGTTTCCCGAACGCTTCTATGATGTTGGTATAGCCGAACAGCACGCGGTCACTTTTGCTGCTGGTCAGGCTTGTAAAGGACTGCGCCCGGTAGTCGCGCTGTATTCGACCTTTCTTCAACGCGCCTATGATAATGTCCTCCATGATGTTTGTCTGCAGAATCTGCCGGTCACCTTCGCTCTTGACCGTGGCGGTCTCGTCGGAGCCGATGGGCCGACTCATCATGGTGTTTTCGATCTTTCGTATCTGCGCAATCTGCCCAACCTCACCTTTGCCGCCCCCAGGGATGAAAACGAGCTGCGGCGCGTCATGAAAACGGCCTCTTTGCACGATGGACCGTTCGCCTACCGCTACCCACGCGGCAATGGCCTTGGACTCGAAGCAAGCGAGCCCGTTAAACCGCTGACCATTGGAATGGGTGAAATATTACGTGAAGGGGCGGATGGTGTCATTTTTGCTGTCGGGGTTATGGTAGAGGAAGCCCTCAAGGCAGTTGAATCCCTCGCCTCGTCTGAAATCAGCCTGGCGGTGGTCGATCCCCGCTTTATTAAGCCCCTGGACCGGGATCTGCTTACCAGCGAAGCCATGCGCACCGGTCTGGTCATTACTTTGGAAGAGAATGTCCTGCAGGGCGGTTTTGGCAGCGCCGTTCTGGAACTGCTGGCCGACGAGGGGATTACAGCCCGTGTTCTCCGGCTTGGGTTGCCGGACAAATTCGTTGAGCAGGGCAGCCAATCTGAATTACGAGCCCTTTATGGCCTCGATGCAAAAGGCATAGCTCAAACAATTCGCGATTTTTTCGGCACCCCGTCCATCCCGATTGATTCTGCGGAAAACAGTTAG
- the lon gene encoding endopeptidase La: MNDFQEHSRDIDEAPELYPLLPLRDIVIFPHMVTPLFVGRARSIRALEGAMEKDKMVFLATQKDPKIDEPEEADIYTVGTLGQVVQLLKLPDGTVKVLIEGKQRGRITHFVEQEDCFFVEADILPDQDVDSPEIEALLRSVKDTFENYVNLSKKVPPELVASISGLSEAGRLADTVIAHLNVRIVDKQDILALVDPRHRLEALLALMEREVEILQIEKKIRSRVKSQMERSQKEYYLNEQMRAIQKELGEKDEFKQENRELEEKIHKKRMSKEATEKALAELRKLKMMSPMSAEATVVRNYIEWLVSLPWKKGTKDRLDLEYAESILEADHYGLDKVKERIVEYLAVQALVKKIKGPILCLVGPPGVGKTSLGRSVAKALGRKFVRISLGGLRDEAEIRGHRRTYIGAMPGKIIQGLRKADVKNPVFLLDEIDKMSADFRGDPSSALLEVLDPEQNNTFGDHFLDVDYDLSTVLFIATANTLHAIPRPLQDRMEVIRIEGYTEEEKLHIARQHLLRKQLEAHGLTEEQVSFSDTALYEIIRRYTREAGVRNLEREIANICRKVAREVVRSKDKKKRFNIGAQQVKKYLGVQRFNYGVKEELDAVGLVSGLAWTEVGGELLTIEVSVIPGQGKLTITGKLGDVMRESAQAAVSYVRSRWRELGLEKDFYPKVDIHIHVPEGAIPKDGPSAGITMATALASALTGRPVDRSLAMTGEITLRGRVLPIGGLKEKLLAAKRAGIDTVLIPKDNEKNLEEVPPTILKSLKIIPVAHMDQVVSEALAGEPIKSEEGDESYVSTPEEPVRH; the protein is encoded by the coding sequence ATGAATGATTTTCAGGAGCATTCCAGGGACATAGACGAAGCACCTGAGCTTTATCCCCTGCTTCCTTTGAGGGATATTGTCATCTTTCCCCATATGGTCACTCCGCTTTTTGTCGGTAGGGCCCGTTCCATCCGTGCGCTTGAAGGCGCGATGGAAAAAGACAAGATGGTTTTTCTGGCGACCCAGAAAGATCCCAAAATTGATGAACCCGAAGAAGCCGATATCTACACTGTCGGGACTCTCGGTCAGGTGGTTCAGCTTCTCAAGCTTCCCGATGGTACGGTCAAGGTTCTCATTGAAGGGAAACAAAGGGGTCGCATCACTCATTTCGTGGAGCAGGAGGATTGCTTTTTTGTTGAAGCCGATATCCTCCCTGATCAGGATGTTGATTCTCCTGAAATAGAAGCGTTGCTTCGAAGTGTCAAGGACACCTTCGAGAATTATGTCAATCTGAGCAAGAAAGTTCCGCCAGAACTGGTGGCTTCCATCTCCGGCCTCTCTGAGGCTGGACGTCTTGCCGACACGGTTATTGCCCATCTTAACGTACGCATTGTCGACAAACAGGATATTCTTGCTCTTGTCGACCCCCGTCATAGGCTTGAAGCCCTTCTCGCTCTGATGGAGCGTGAGGTGGAGATTCTGCAGATTGAGAAGAAGATCCGCAGCCGTGTCAAAAGCCAGATGGAGCGTAGCCAGAAAGAATATTATCTCAACGAGCAGATGCGGGCCATTCAGAAGGAACTCGGCGAAAAAGATGAGTTCAAACAAGAGAACCGGGAGCTCGAAGAAAAGATTCATAAAAAGCGCATGTCCAAGGAAGCGACCGAAAAGGCCCTGGCAGAGTTGCGCAAGCTTAAAATGATGTCTCCCATGTCGGCGGAAGCCACCGTCGTGCGTAACTACATCGAGTGGCTGGTATCCTTGCCCTGGAAAAAAGGGACTAAAGACCGGTTGGACTTGGAATACGCCGAGAGCATACTCGAGGCCGATCACTATGGGCTCGACAAGGTCAAGGAAAGAATCGTTGAATATCTGGCGGTTCAGGCTCTCGTCAAAAAAATCAAAGGACCGATACTTTGCCTGGTTGGCCCCCCTGGTGTTGGCAAAACATCACTGGGGCGTTCCGTGGCTAAGGCCTTGGGAAGAAAATTCGTGCGCATTTCCCTCGGCGGGTTGCGGGATGAAGCTGAAATTCGCGGACATCGTCGGACCTATATAGGCGCCATGCCAGGAAAGATTATTCAGGGATTACGCAAGGCTGACGTGAAAAATCCCGTCTTTCTGCTGGACGAAATCGACAAGATGAGTGCTGATTTTCGCGGGGACCCTTCTTCTGCGCTTCTTGAAGTGCTTGATCCTGAGCAGAACAATACCTTCGGTGATCATTTTCTAGACGTGGATTACGATCTTTCCACCGTTCTTTTTATTGCTACAGCCAACACCTTGCATGCCATCCCCCGTCCCTTGCAGGACCGCATGGAGGTCATCAGGATTGAAGGCTACACGGAGGAAGAGAAGCTCCATATCGCCCGGCAGCACCTGCTCAGAAAGCAACTGGAAGCGCATGGCCTTACCGAGGAACAGGTCAGCTTCTCGGATACCGCTCTCTATGAAATTATTCGCCGCTATACCCGGGAGGCGGGCGTCAGAAACCTGGAAAGAGAAATCGCCAATATCTGTCGGAAGGTGGCTCGCGAGGTCGTTCGTTCCAAAGACAAGAAGAAGCGCTTCAATATAGGGGCTCAACAGGTTAAAAAGTATTTGGGTGTGCAGCGTTTCAATTACGGCGTCAAGGAAGAACTCGATGCGGTTGGACTCGTTTCTGGACTGGCCTGGACAGAAGTTGGCGGAGAGCTGCTCACTATCGAGGTTAGCGTTATACCCGGGCAGGGAAAGCTGACCATTACCGGAAAACTAGGCGACGTTATGCGTGAGTCGGCTCAGGCCGCCGTCAGTTACGTGCGCTCCCGGTGGAGAGAACTCGGGCTCGAAAAGGATTTTTACCCTAAGGTAGATATCCATATACATGTGCCTGAGGGCGCTATACCCAAAGATGGCCCTTCCGCGGGGATAACGATGGCTACAGCCTTGGCTTCGGCCCTTACAGGGCGCCCGGTAGACCGGAGCCTGGCCATGACCGGCGAGATAACCCTGCGAGGACGGGTGCTGCCCATTGGTGGACTGAAGGAAAAACTTCTGGCCGCCAAGCGTGCCGGCATCGACACGGTTCTTATCCCCAAGGACAATGAGAAGAACCTGGAGGAGGTGCCCCCAACCATCCTCAAATCGTTGAAAATCATTCCCGTGGCGCACATGGACCAGGTCGTTTCCGAGGCGCTTGCCGGAGAACCAATCAAGTCAGAAGAAGGGGATGAAAGCTATGTCTCCACGCCTGAAGAACCAGTCCGACACTAG
- the xseB gene encoding exodeoxyribonuclease VII small subunit: MAKKDSFEKALKSLEKAVERLESGDLALEEALEYFEAGMVSAKQCQKYLKDVETKVELLMKDREGNFSTEPFDKTE; encoded by the coding sequence ATGGCGAAAAAGGATTCTTTCGAAAAAGCCTTGAAAAGTTTGGAAAAGGCTGTAGAGCGCCTGGAAAGCGGTGATCTTGCCCTGGAAGAGGCTCTTGAATATTTTGAGGCCGGTATGGTCAGCGCCAAACAGTGCCAAAAATACCTCAAGGATGTGGAAACCAAAGTGGAGCTTCTCATGAAGGACAGGGAAGGAAACTTTTCCACGGAACCATTCGACAAAACGGAATAA
- the xseA gene encoding exodeoxyribonuclease VII large subunit — MSIFSHPEKILTVSRLNALLKETVEDNFVQVWVEGEISNFTPASSGHWYFSLKDENAQIRCIMFRAQARALVFRPENGTRVLCCGRISLYTQRGDLQLIVETMETRGLGNLQLAFEQLKQKLMAEGLFDTHRKRSLPAFPQVIGVVTSATGAAIHDIITVLQRRSVGLRVLLRPVRVQGEEAAGEIAEAIADLNRQGEVDVLIVGRGGGSLEDLWAFNEERVARAIHASQIPVISAVGHEVDVTIADFVADLRAPTPSAAAELVVKNRQELEGHVDHLILRLASPMSNQLHLLKERLEGLTRRLRSPAQSLAIRKQHQENLSLRLTKAMAQKLEKSESYFVSTVARLDTLSPLKTLTRGYAIAFREETGDIVRQARELTPGDHLNIRFGQGSAEVQVKKVSP; from the coding sequence ATGAGCATTTTCTCCCATCCCGAAAAAATCCTGACTGTCAGCCGCCTGAATGCCCTGCTCAAAGAGACTGTTGAGGATAACTTTGTACAAGTCTGGGTCGAGGGGGAAATATCCAACTTTACCCCTGCCTCTTCTGGGCACTGGTATTTCTCCCTCAAAGATGAAAACGCCCAGATTCGTTGCATAATGTTCCGAGCCCAGGCCAGAGCCCTGGTTTTTCGGCCGGAAAACGGTACTCGTGTTCTCTGTTGCGGGCGCATTTCTCTTTACACCCAAAGGGGAGATCTTCAGCTGATCGTTGAGACCATGGAAACAAGAGGACTTGGCAACCTTCAGCTGGCCTTCGAGCAACTGAAACAGAAACTCATGGCTGAAGGGCTTTTCGACACCCATCGCAAACGCTCCCTGCCTGCCTTCCCACAGGTTATCGGCGTTGTCACTTCAGCGACGGGGGCGGCCATACATGACATTATCACGGTCTTGCAGCGACGGAGCGTCGGTTTGCGCGTTCTGCTCCGCCCGGTCAGGGTGCAGGGCGAAGAAGCCGCCGGGGAAATCGCCGAAGCCATTGCCGACCTGAACCGTCAGGGGGAGGTAGATGTTCTTATCGTCGGCCGGGGGGGCGGCTCCCTGGAAGACCTTTGGGCTTTTAACGAGGAAAGAGTGGCCCGAGCCATTCACGCCTCGCAAATTCCAGTCATTTCTGCCGTCGGTCATGAAGTTGACGTGACCATCGCCGACTTTGTCGCCGACCTCCGAGCTCCAACTCCCAGCGCCGCGGCCGAGTTGGTCGTCAAAAACCGCCAGGAACTGGAAGGACATGTTGACCACCTGATTCTGCGGCTGGCCAGTCCCATGAGCAACCAGCTCCACCTCCTCAAGGAACGCCTTGAGGGTCTGACCAGACGACTGAGGTCTCCTGCCCAGTCCCTGGCGATAAGGAAGCAGCATCAGGAGAACCTCAGCCTGCGCCTGACAAAGGCCATGGCACAAAAACTGGAAAAATCAGAAAGTTATTTTGTATCGACAGTAGCCCGTCTGGACACTCTTTCCCCCCTCAAAACCCTCACCCGCGGGTATGCCATCGCCTTCAGGGAAGAGACTGGTGATATCGTGCGCCAAGCCAGAGAACTGACACCGGGAGACCACCTGAACATTCGTTTCGGTCAAGGAAGCGCTGAGGTCCAGGTTAAGAAGGTTTCACCATGA